The nucleotide sequence TACTACTACAATAATTAATCTTCTGCAtgatattcaaattatttttaccTTCGCtcttttgtattctttttttgtCTGTGTACTGTGTGTTAAGTGATTGATTTTTCTTGCTATATATGTTGCTCATACTCTTTAAGAATTCTATCACTCTTGtgttggttttttaaaaaaaattacgttATATTTGAAGAATTCAACACATATACTAATATTTTTTAAGAGTTCGaataatatagttatttttttagatttttttttttttttttttttttttttttttaatgtttagatTTTAGGGCATTGAGATGATAATGCAATGGGGAAATAATTGGATGGGACAAAGGAGAATCTGAGTTTTTGCTTTGTGAAGACGAAAGGACACAGGTCAATCTTGTCATTTCTGTcctatcaattttttaattttttttaagaatatactttatatatacgatataatttaatttgttgTCGTAGATCGATTATATtcattgtttttttaattttagtagtTACTTATTAACGATAAAGTAAAGGCTTTTTTACACAATAAAGAtcaaaaaagaattaataaaatattaattttatgctaaaaattcataaacttcaaattcgATGtcctatatatatacatcatagTCAAATACTAGTAAACgatatttggggattttgtcaatatatatacatatttataggACGTGAACTAGAGTTATAATTTAAACACTTATTTTTTAGACAACTAATTTCACTTATATAATAAACACATAATTTGTAAGTATCGTTTAAATAATCTAATGGTGTAAAAATTAGTTTGTTTATATTACTTAATAAATCAAATGcactatttataattttattgtcTACCATATATCCCACCTCCCAACTTCTTCCCCATATTTTCTTGCTGTCACACCGAAAAGGTATTATTAAATAttacaatttattttaaaaaaattactccattttggtttttttgttgatattaatttaaaatataaaatcatgtgcATGAAAATTTTCAAGAATGGATGTAATTTGGCTTGTTGTATATGGTGGGGTTAGATGACTCTTCAATTTCcttttaatatattagatattattttatttttatcatgtgTACTATGCTTTAGAAACATGATTGGctttgatttataattttctaaTTAAAGAAATGTATAATTATGAAAGACATGATTTGGTATTAGAAAATTATATTTGGTTTTGTCTTGCATGAATTCAACATTGAATGTGGCTACACGGCAGAATTTGttacatataatttatttacttaattaaacTTATTGATGTATATGCACATTATAGTATGCATTTCAAGtaaagaattaaattaaaaatcatatgagttggaaatataGAATGTTTAAGGCCATTAAAAGTAATTTAACAGTAGTTTAATGCTGAAATAAGAAATTTCGTTcaagatatttaaaatttaaaatatatatatatatatatatatatatatatatataataaataatcttTCTAATTAGACGAATTTCTAAACTATAGAAAATTCCAATTGCAATAAAGTGTGACAAATCTTTTCAACGTTAACAAGATTATTGTAtagtataaataataaattaaagcaaTTGGCAAAAggttgattaattaatttaaggTTGCCCTTTGACTTAATATAGTAGTATTAACTAAGCAAATATAGAAACTAATTAGTGATACTAGTTGAGCATATATAATCCAAATATTCAGGTGAcgttttcaactttttattttcttctacgtttttcctcattcttctttttctcctgTCACAATCCCTATACTTTTTGGCCTGTGgtgaaaaaaatacaatactaatTATTAAACAACAGTCAGGTGCAAAAAAATATCTCGCGCTATCAGAACTTATGATCATATTTTAAAGAATGTCATGCCGACGATCTAGTTAAGCTAATTTTCATAGCTGAACCCCGCTCCCATCGGGTTGATGGAAACAGACTGACTATTGGAGATATCGTATTACTTTGTCTACGCTGGTGTGTACATGAATGCATGAGTTATATCGAATACTCAGTAAATTACAGAGCACTTTAAATCTTTATTTTCGAGAGGGATCATCAAACTCTGCATGACTTGTTAGATTACATGCCAACTGTTTTTCTGGAATTGATGAAACAACGCATTCAACAGCTACCAAACTAAATAAGCACTTTGGAAGTAGAGGAGAGGACCCTCATCCGAGAAAGGAAAGACCTTATAGTTAGGATGGTCTTCCGCATCCGCGGCGGAAACAGCTAAGAGTTAGTCGACTCTTTGGAGTTGTGATTTATAAgtcacaataaaataattttactgttGTTCTAAAGCTCATGATCTGTCAATCGTTATTAGAATATATaccaaatttaaataaaataaaagaatggagAAGAAGATTTTGAGGTTGACGTATATGGATATTAATTTGGAATTAATGAAGAATAGATTAGTTAAAATAGATTGAGTTTTTTTTCAAAGTGGGAgtcattatttataatttttgttttttataatatatatgctTTAATTTTGGTTGGATCTATGTGTAGTCAAGTTGGCAACATGTTTGAAGTGACAGGACGAATGACAAATTCCATTATATCTGACTTTGTTGCTTTTTGTCCCTTATTATTATCAAGGTATGAACTGCGTAaattgggtatattgttgttataTTTTGTTTAAAGCTTTAAGTTTATCGGCGAGGGAATGATTGAGTTGTTGGGAGGTGAATCTTTCGTGTGGGAGATTTACTAATGAATTCAACCTCCGTCTGCAGCCAATCGTGAACTTGTCACATCAGACTTGcctaatattatttatattttctatttggTTTGCAAGTTGTATCGTGCCTTGAAGTTCAAGTTCACATATCTTCTAACAGTTCAAACTTTATATTACCGTCGTTAAATATAaactttaatataattttatttttctattttatcgaATAATTTGCAAGTTTTCTTCCATGACTCGGTTGCGTTCATCatttttctatcttattatattgtTCACAAATTATTACGCCAAATCGTAAAGCAAGATTGGAAGGTTATTATGAATTGagaattataatattttagagtttttgagtTCTAAACTAATAATTTGTACGTATTCAACAAATTTCTTAAGATAGCTATAAAAtttggataaaaaaattattgaattctacCGAGCTCGTAACCCCTATTCTAGCTCTGCCGCTACGGGTCCTAATGGCCTTAGGTGAGTTAGAGGCAGCCCAATTTGGGAAGTGCACTAGATAGATTGTTTAGTGGACCAGGCCCATAAAAGCCCAATAAAAGATGAAAGATTGGATATAAAAGCTTTCTatccaattttttaaaaaattatattaaaaataaaaatgcttGGCTATATATggtttttttgttaaaaaaaatatttttatttggataacggCCTCATCCCTCTATTATTTTGCACTTAATAATCAAACTCTTTTCTGGAGTAGGGTTCAAATTCATGAAGTGCACCTAACTCACACATCATGCGTTGCGCTCGTATCACTATAGTCGAAAGTTGTAGGGCCATGCTTATTAATggttaattgaaaaaaattaaaattaaactagtcctttttttaatgaaattaaacAAGTTGCATAATCCTTTTTGCAAAATAAAACTTCATCAAAGCACAATTAAAATTTTAGTGATTATAATGATAATACTCATTATAAAATTGACTTCCTTCATAATTGTGTGATGATATCACTTCACACTTAAGAatataatccatttaaaatcattaGATTTCATATTAAACGCTCTAATAATTccaattcaagaaaaaaattactttttttctaatatattccaTTTTCACTAATTTTATTAAGGATAATAATATGAAGTTAGAATCCATTAATGGATGATAATAACTTGGACCATTTGAATGTTGAACCAAGTCATCATCGTAATTTTAAATAACTCTGATCAGTTATTTGAATTCTCATCGTCAATATTACTTCATGATACAAATTACTTAATTTTTCTCGACTTTCAGCttacaataattttataatatgagCAATTTTACATCGAAATGCAAAGTTTTTTCAACCACAATTAGAATGAAAATGACTTACCAATAAATTATGACCACATATAGAAGATTCTATTATTCAGTTGGAACAAATTAAATAGTTCCTTATCAGTTAAGcaatttgtttaaaattttataatcaatTCTATGTACAATCTTTTCATACAGACAAAGTTTTTAaggtttactttttttttttttttctaatttattatatttagcaACATGCAACATATCCATTTATATCTAATTGATGATCTACCATTatattattctctttattttaatacAATGTTTCTTTTTAAAACAACTACGTatgattagattagattaattacAAACTTAAAAATTGATACTTATTAATTTTGGGAAGTGGGGGAATATTGCAAAGGTAGTTAAAAGATTTGCAAAAAAGGAAAAACCGTGTTGGCCTTGGAATCTTTTGAtgtttaataatttactttttttgagAATATATTCTTAATAAACTTTGTTTATATCTATTAAAacattttactatatatataagggagaataaaatttttgatagtcctcacattaaaatttttgatagtcctcacattaaaatttttaatagttCTCACATTAAAATTTATGGTATAAAATTTTTACATGTGGCATTTCTTTGTCATAATTCTCTTTTTGAGATTTTGCACATGAACCTTTGTAATtagttaaatttctttttgattttattaaaatattttcttcatcatcttaaaatatttgttacatttcacttttggggatcaaattatatgaactttaatcaatatttttttatgatattataatGTTGATATAATCATTgcaatttatgatatttatttttcatataattttgaatatctaatttctaattttattgaattaataTAACACTGTTTAGCTAAAAAAATAAGTCAtgtcttttgaaaaaataaaacgataaaaTTTGAATAACTTTTGAAGACAATCTTTTTTTACCTCTAAAGCATAGAAGATCTTGAGATTTTGATAACCCTCGCAagggtttttgttttgttatttttactttttggtGAAATGAAATTACTACACAAgataattaatagtattttttattacatattttcatttttgcctttattctttttgttaagaTCATTCCacttgaatttttataattgatttcttcTTAATTACCACAGGTTAGATTACTATTTAATGAAAACtccttttattttaaatcaacaatgTTCAAGCTAACTTTTCCTACAAATTAAAGTTTTCAATGCTTTCAACTACAATCTCATAGTTCTTTTTGATATTATAGTATAGtaaataatatcttgtatttattatttctcATAGTGGATATGAAAAAGTATAAAccaataattaaaaaatgggaCAACTAAGTTACTCTTGTAAGGGacgtgtaaaaaataaatataataagtaaatagaTCGAATGGAGCAACCTATTAATgtagtttaattatcatttaatatccttatatattcttattaagttaatttatgtGAAGGCTCTTAATtgagattataatgattataatataaacttgaaaaCATTGACTTTTTTTTCCAGATGATTCTATAAGATGGAAAAAATGTAATTAGCAAAAACTATTGCCgctaaaattataagaaaaaattaaaactcaatgaatatcaaaataaatttatttttagctataactaaaaaaataatacttgcaaattttataaaaatatcaatatttttttctatttatgatcttcttcgaaaatgtaattattaaatagtttaaattatgttattatataaAATGTCGAATTACTTGTaacttttttatatattctaattctctaataatatcttcttcctcataaatatttttttttaaaaaaaagtttatcCAATTATGTGATTAAAAAATCTAATAATTGTAGAAACTTATCAACAAAACTTATTTAACAGTTCATTAGATATActgattataaaataaaaaatatatgatctaaattattatttttatactttgagCTTGGACTCAAACTTAGCACGGGCCTCATAAAACTAATTCATATATAAACACAATACTAAAATTAATgtaaacacaatataattattcttttacctttttaaaaGATTAATTTGACTTTACAAGTAATATTCCCTATACGAATACAACACGATGAAGCAATCAAAATATGCAAAGTTTCGTGatcatttttactttttatacctcttttattttaatgaaatgtCACGGGTCCgcgttcaaaatataaaattatcttttattaaaaaatattttatccatcAATCTATAAGACTTAGCTTTTTgagttaaatttaaatttaatcgaGCTCTATTATAAATGCTACGATCGGACAATGaagtaaataaaaatcatgaaacatTAAAATTAAGTTTCAATCAAGATAAACACGTTATATAATTCTGAAACGTTATTCACTACATATAcaaaaaggaaataattaatatataatataataaacaaataaaatgtaTACAAACTGACTCGaacattataatatttttaaaaacttgctataacaaaataatggaaaattctacttcctccgtttcattttatgtgttgtcattttcctttttaattcttccccaaaaaaatattatctttccttatttaatagcaatattcttattttatttttactggatcccacttaataaaaaaaataactaaaaagtaaactttaaaagggataattttgtaaaatttataaaatcactactcatttcttaaattttgtatccGATCAAAAggcgacacataaaataaaatgaaactgaGGAAGTATTTATCTTTCAAACCGACTTTGACACATATGATCTCATTATTTTGACTAACAAATAACGTGTGGGGTCACCAATAAAAAGTTACTaccaaagaaaaaagataaattaaaattggATATTGCCATCTAATTTCCTTTTAAGTTTGATTCTCATCCAATCCATCTGAAAAACTATATATAAAAGGTGTCTATTTGCAATACAAGTTCTCAACAtagtatttttcatattatatttacaTAAGAGTTATCACCTTATTAATTTACTTGACATATAAATTTATACATCTTTTCTTGTTCTTGTATTCATCTTTTCACCatgcaaaatcaagaaaatcaaatgaACCAACCTCCTCCAGGTATGTTTTTCTTGTTCATCTTCATAATTCACACCTTATCATACAGTATCAAAGTTAGGAATTTATGTTCGATATTTTTAGAAATTTGAGATCAAGTTAGTACAAATATGTTTAAATAGTATATCATATACATGATTTGATCTTATATACATACACTAACCAATAAGGTCATGGCGAGATGGATAAAATTGGCGAGATGGATAAAATTTCTCTGTTAAGGATTTAATGATTAAATGAAAAAAGATATAATGTTTCAACAAAAGGTGTTCAACTGACTGTTCTTTGTTCCTTATATATCAACCTTTTCTTTtgcacacacatacacacaagtCCTGGGCTGAGGGTttatcggaaataacctctctatttCATACTTCATATGAGGTGGTGGTATGAATTGTGTACACTTTATCTTCCTCAGATCGCACTTTGTGGGGATAcaatggatatgttgttgttgttgtacacaTACAGACAAAAGAAACATGTAGTTGAACTTAACCAGCCCTTCTCTTTAATTTTGTTGTGTTTAAAGGTTATCCAACTGAATCTACACCAACACCAAGTggaaagaagaacaagaagatgaAGTGTTTTCCAAGAAGTAAACCAAAAGGAGAGAGAGGATTCATTGAAGGATGGtaattattaagttttcttaattttcatcacTTGTTAATCTGTTACGTTGCCTTGAATACAATAATGATGATACTGAGAATTTTTTGGTTTTGCGTTTTTGCAGCCTGGCTGCACTGTGCTGCTGCTGGATATGTGATGTTTGCTTTTGATCAGATGTTTAGCATTTGGATACATATGAAGGAGTCCACCTGGTGTTGATGTATTTAACTAGTGCTATTCACTAGATTATAGTAAAATGTGTGATGTGACTGTATTTTCTTTAGGATATTAATGAAGGtgtggtagtttttttttttctatttgttttgtatttttttttgaggTCTGAAGCATTGTTGTCTGTAAGCAATCCTTAATAAagttcttgttttcttttctttacatATACTTCTCTCCTTCTCCCTTTGGAATTGTCGCGCTCGCTAGCTGCAATAAGAAGATAGCGCGCGCTAACTAGTAATAGGAAGAGCTTTAGAAAAAGCCTATGGACCGACACAATTCGATTTTGGTACTCAACTAGTAGTGTTGGCTCATGCATACACAACAAGATGATGAATACTCAATTAGCAGCAGATCACACTATGTAGCCATTTGCATTAAGCTGGTTGTAAGAATGAGCCATATCAGCTTATattagaacaacaataacaacaacataccagtgtattccctcaagtggagtctggggagggtagccCCTACCgcagaggtagagaggctgtttccgatcaTTCTCCCGAGTTAGGAGAAATTGGGAAGGAAATAGTAGAGCAAGCATAAAAGCAGGGAAAGGAAATACATATAGAGCAAATAATGTGAACAAAGAGTGAGGTATTAATATAGGCCATGTAAAATGGGACAAGATCCCAGATAAGTCGAATTCATTCTTTATCCTGTAACAAATTGTTGATCATATGTACTAATGGAAGAGTTCCCTTTGTCATTATCTCTAATCTAGAAGTATTTGAAGCATGAGAGAAAAGTGAGAGCCCAAAAACTATGAGTTCAGGTAGAAACAACCTGGATGACAAGAAGCCATGCCAATAACGAGGTTCTAAGTCGAAGAATGCATCAAAGAACCTCCTTGTAGCCGGTAAGTCAAGCTTCAGAAGAATGTCCATACCGAAGCAGAAGAACTCTCTTTGACGCCTCCTCTCTATCGGCCACAAATCCTTCCAAACAGCTGCGGATAACTCATCACCCGAATGACTTCTTTCAGAACTGAGGTACTGAATTATGGCATTGGCAACGACAGGAGCTGCAGCTAGTGTCCTTGCTACCATATAACCGGTGGATGGATGAACCATACCGGCTGTGCCACCAATTCCAACAACTCTCTGAGGTAATACTGGAAGAGGACCACCCATTGGTATTACACAATGTTCATCCTCTTCAATGCTCTTAACTTTTATCCCCAAGTGACTTAAACGAGCCACCATTCGTTCTTGAATATCATCCATACCCAAACCAGGACGAGCAACAAGTGAGGTTTCTTCAAGAAATATCCTGTTGGATGAAAATGGCATGGCATAAAGGAAAGTTGGTATTCTACTATTTCTCTCCTTGAGCTCCACGTTGTTCTTCAAATGAGAGTCGCGCCAATCCATGAAAACCATCTTGTTTACATCAAAGGGGTGCTCTTCAACTTCAGCCAAAATGCCATAAGCTACTTGATACCCGGGGTTATAAGGCTTATCATACTGAACAAGAGATCTAGAGAAGCCAGTTGCATCGAGCACCACTGTCGCCTGAATAGTAATACCATCATTGCATATCAACATGGATTTAGATTCCTCATGGATTACCTTTATAACTTTGGCTTGATGGAATTTAACACCATTCAGTATACATTTCTGCATCATTTTCGATTTCAACTGCTTTCGGTTAACCCTTCCATAAGGTCTATTAAGATCTTTAGTTGTATTATCATCAATGTACACCGTTGCACCAGACCAAGTAGCATCAAGACAATCTAACAAGTCCATAGCCTCAAATTCATCCACCCAAACACCATAGTTATTAGGCCATATCAATTTAGGATTCGGATCAATCGAACAAACAGAAAGTCCTGCTTCAGAAACTTGCTGTGCAACAGCAAGACCTGCAGGACCACCACCGACCACAGCAAGATCCACAACAACCCCTTTTGAAGGGTCATACATAGGAAgctcaaaatcaagattttccTTTTTTGTCTCAGGTACAAGCTCCAAAAGAGCACTACTACTAGCCTTCACACAGACACTTCTACTCCCCAAACCTTCACAAAACTTCTTAGCACCAAACTTCTGAGACTTCACAGAGCTAAAGGCACTAACTTTAACACCAAATCCATGCAGAAATTCAAGATTGTTTGGGGTTCTCAAGAGCGTATCCATATTTTCCCAACAAGGTGCAATTTATCTCAAGAAAACAGCAAATGGGGTCCTATATTCTTGAAAAATCGAACAAAACACAAAGAAAGCTGCTCAATTTTCAACACAAATGGGGTCCCCTATATTCTtgcaaaattcaagaaaacaactcaattttcaacacaaatgaagcagaacatgtacaaagaatcaatctttaaacacttaaaagagttaaaaataaatgattaaaggGCAATGATATATCTTAAGTATTTCtataattgaaaagaaaaaagagttgattGCTAA is from Capsicum annuum cultivar UCD-10X-F1 chromosome 5, UCD10Xv1.1, whole genome shotgun sequence and encodes:
- the LOC107869983 gene encoding lycopene beta cyclase, chloroplastic/chromoplastic isoform X1, whose product is MDTLLRTPNNLEFLHGFGVKVSAFSSVKSQKFGAKKFCEGLGSRSVCVKASSSALLELVPETKKENLDFELPMYDPSKGVVVDLAVVGGGPAGLAVAQQVSEAGLSVCSIDPNPKLIWPNNYGVWVDEFEAMDLLDCLDATWSGATVYIDDNTTKDLNRPYGRVNRKQLKSKMMQKCILNGVKFHQAKVIKVIHEESKSMLICNDGITIQATVVLDATGFSRSLVQYDKPYNPGYQVAYGILAEVEEHPFDVNKMVFMDWRDSHLKNNVELKERNSRIPTFLYAMPFSSNRIFLEETSLVARPGLGMDDIQERMVARLSHLGIKVKSIEEDEHCVIPMGGPLPVLPQRVVGIGGTAGMVHPSTGYMVARTLAAAPVVANAIIQYLSSERSHSGDELSAAVWKDLWPIERRRQREFFCFGMDILLKLDLPATRRFFDAFFDLEPRYWHGFLSSRLFLPELIVFGLSLFSHASNTSRLEIMTKGTLPLVHMINNLLQDKE
- the LOC107869983 gene encoding lycopene beta cyclase, chloroplastic/chromoplastic (The RefSeq protein has 2 substitutions compared to this genomic sequence), with translation MDTLLRTPNNLEFLHGFGVKVSAFSSVKSQKFGAKKFCEGLGSRSVCVKASSSALLELVPETKKENLDFELPMYDPSKGVVVDLAVVGGGPAGLAVAQQVSEAGLSVCSIDPNPKLIWPNNYGVWVDEFEAMDLLDCLDATWSGAAVYIDDKTTKDLNRPYGRVNRKQLKSKMMQKCILNGVKFHQAKVIKVIHEESKSMLICNDGITIQATVVLDATGFSRSLVQYDKPYNPGYQVAYGILAEVEEHPFDVNKMVFMDWRDSHLKNNVELKERNSRIPTFLYAMPFSSNRIFLEETSLVARPGLGMDDIQERMVARLSHLGIKVKSIEEDEHCVIPMGGPLPVLPQRVVGIGGTAGMVHPSTGYMVARTLAAAPVVANAIIQYLSSERSHSGDELSAAVWKDLWPIERRRQREFFCFGMDILLKLDLPATRRFFDAFFDLEPRYWHGFLSSRLFLPELIVFGLSLFSHASNTSRLEIMTKGTLPLVHMINNLLQDKE